Proteins encoded in a region of the Vicia villosa cultivar HV-30 ecotype Madison, WI linkage group LG5, Vvil1.0, whole genome shotgun sequence genome:
- the LOC131608170 gene encoding uncharacterized protein LOC131608170, whose translation MKKFFPVLSRDKATSSTNVEASESIKVVNYELLEMDPGIRPPISSYHPDIQNEVRKAYLKIGRHQPPHNFVYPWSIQGKQKRRFCKNWFDLYDWIDYSESKDLVFCLPCFLFKNVSKYGGDHFVGDGFVNQTKQMNAEYRVRVNTSLVATKFLLRCGMPFRGSDESLNSLFKGPFLELVDTLKEINSEIASVINCAPGNNLMTSPKIQKDLAAACACEITQQIICDIADDVFCVLIDESGDVTGKEQMAVFIRYVNNEGLVKERFLGIVSVKETSAKSLKEALEKLLSINGLSISSIRGQGYDGASNMRGKFGGLRTLIQNENPSAYYVHCFAHQLQLALVACAKTHKDVSGFFGKVNMLVNFIRSSNKRQELLRDKQVAQFAKLIEEGQIESGSGLNQESSIARAGDTRWGSHFRTLTSLMTLYGAIIGVLEEVGNDTSFEKYGETMLLLDVLQSFDFIFMLYMMVEILGFTNDLSVALQKRDQDLLNALSLVNATKQELQEMRNDGWEELISKVMEICNKLDIDVPDMDASYVQGKKPRRHATTSSVSNLHHYKHDCLFNVLDLQFHELNARFDEENTELLECVSCLSPSSSFTAFDVKKLLRMVELYPNDFVDVPEVVMRHQLQNYVRNVRCDPKFANLKGLSDLCAKFVETNKCNTFDMVYKLLKLALVLPVATASVEHVFSAMKFVKSQLCNKMSDQWLNDRLVTFVEKDVLGTINNDVILAHFQEMNDRRFSL comes from the coding sequence ATGAAGAAATTTTTTCCGGTACTCTCTAGAGACAAAGCTACTTCTTCGACTAATGTAGAAGCATCGGAAAGTATCAAAGTTGTTAATTATGAATTGTTGGAAATGGATCCGGGAATTAGGCCTCCAATTTCAAGCTATCATCCCGACATCCAAAATGAGGTAAGGAAAGCTTATTTAAAAATAGGTCGTCATCAACCTCCTCACAATTTCGTTTACCCTTGGTCTATTCAAGGTAAACAAAAGCGTCGATTTTGCAAAAATTGGTTTGATTTGTATGATTGGATTGATTATAGTGAATCTAAGGACCTAGTGTTTTGTTTGCcatgttttttgtttaaaaatgttTCTAAGTATGGGGGGGATCACTTTGTGGGAGACGGTTTTGTTAATCAAACTAAGCAAATGAATGCCGAATATCGTGTTCGTGTAAACACATCCCTTGTAGCTACTAAGTTTCTTTTGAGGTGTGGCATGCCATTTAGAGGGAGTGATGAGTCTCTTAACTCTTTATTTAAGGGGCCATTTCTTGAGTTGGTGGATACTTTAAAGGAAATCAACTCGGAGATAGCTAGTGTAATTAATTGTGCTCCGGGAAATAACCTTATGACTTCCCCTAAGATTCAAAAGGATCTTGCCGCTGCTTGTGCATGTGAAATAACTCAACAAATTATATGTGATATTGCGGATGATGTGTTTTGTGTTTTGATTGATGAATCTGGTGATGTTACTGGTAAAGAACAAATGGCTGTTTTTATTCGCTATGTTAATAATGAAGGTTTGGTAAAAGAAAGGTTTCTTGGCATTGTAAGTGTTAAAGAAACAAGTGCTAAGTCACTTAAGGAGGCACTTGAGAAGTTGTTGTCTATTAATGGCTTGAGTATATCTAGCATTAGGGGGCAAGGGTATGACGGAGCTAGCAATATGAGAGGTAAGTTTGGTGGTTTGAGAACTTTAATCCAAAATGAGAATCCATCTGCTTATTATGTGCATTGTTTCGCCCATCAACTTCAATTGGCACTTGTTGCATGTGCTAAGACTCACAAAGATGTTAGTGGGTTTTTCGGTAAGGTCAATATGCTTGTTAATTTCATTCGATCTTCTAATAAGAGACAAGAATTACTTCGGGACAAACAAGTAGCTCAGTTTGCTAAATTGATTGAAGAGGGCCAAATAGAAAGTGGTAGTGGGTTAAACCAAGAATCATCTATTGCTAGAGCGGGTGACACTCGTTGGGGTTCCCACTTTAGGACTCTCACTAGTTTGATGACTTTGTATGGTGCCATTATTGGGGTACTTGAAGAAGTTGGAAATGATAcgtcatttgaaaaatatggtgaAACTATGCTTTTGTTAGATGTGCttcaatcatttgattttatcttcATGTTATATATGATGGTTGAGATTTTAGGATTTACAAATGATTTGAGTGTAGCGTTACAAAAGCGTGATCAAGATCTTTTGAATGCTTTGTCACTTGTCAATGCTACCAAACAAGAATTACAAGAAATGAGGAATGATGGATGGGAAGAGCTTATATCTAAGGTTATGGAAATTTGCAATAAGCTTGACATTGATGTGCCTGACATGGATGCATCATATGTGCAAGGGAAGAAACCTAGGCGACATGCTACAACTTCTAGTGTTTCTAATTTGCATCATTATAAGCATGATTGTTTGTTTAATGTTTTAGATTTGCAGTTTCACGAGCTCAATGCTAGGTTTGATGAAGAGAATACTGAACTTTTAGAATGTGTTTCATGTTTGAGTCCTTCATCGTCATTTACAGCTTTTGATGTGAAAAAGTTATTAAGGATGGTTGAACTTTATCCAAATGATTTTGTGGATGTGCCGGAAGTGGTGATGCGACATCAACTTCAAAATTATGTTAGAAATGTTCGATGTGATccaaaatttgcaaatttaaaaGGACTTTCAGATCTTTGTGCAAAATTTGtggaaacaaataagtgcaacacATTTGATATGGTTTATAAGCTTCTGAAATTGGCTTTAGTCTTGCCGGTAGCAACTGCAAGTGTGGAACATGTTTTTTCAGCtatgaagtttgtgaagagtcaATTATGTAACAAAATGAGTGATCAGTGGTTAAATGATCGTCTTGTAACTTTTGTAGAAAAAGATGTTCTTGGAACAATTAACAATGATGTTATTTTAGCTCATTTTCAAGAAATGAATGATAGACGATTTTCATTGTAA